One genomic window of Salvia miltiorrhiza cultivar Shanhuang (shh) chromosome 4, IMPLAD_Smil_shh, whole genome shotgun sequence includes the following:
- the LOC131022700 gene encoding protein trichome birefringence-like 34 isoform X2 gives MAQHNVSSLIKEKMNLEKLQIKFKSPYIAAFFLIALVSALLYLDNASSIRDRETGKDRDEGDPVALVANGTRCDLFSGKWIYDVASRPLYDEERCSFMLDDYACKKYGRKDFEYQKWRWQPHQCDLPRFNGTALLEKIRGKRVVFVGDSLNKNQWNSMLCLIESSLDQSSNKSVVRYDNLFVFKANEYNVTIEFYWSPLLMESNCDDPYTHSIRDRIVKITSIEKHAKHWNDADILIFDAFMWWLDPTMTLLGETWEEKSFCYNQTMPISKGSYWGINTDVEIMHVAESIIQKMETRGLNITYLNITQLSDYRNDAHPSIYRKAFLKLSEEQLLHPLRYLDCVHWCLPGVPDVWNHILYSYIMDS, from the exons ATGGCGCAGCACAATGTTTCCTccttaattaaagaaaaaatgaatcTTGAAAAGCTCCAAATTAAATTCAAGTCGCCATACATTGCTGCTTTCTTCCTCATAGCTTTGGTCAGCGCTCTTCTCTATCTCGACAATGCTTCCTCGATTCGAGATCGAGAAACGGGGAAGGATCGCGACGAGGGCGATCCCGTCGCCCTCGTTGCAAACGGGACGAGGTGCGACTTGTTTTCGGGCAAATGGATATACGACGTCGCTTCACGACCGTTGTACGATGAGGAGAGGTGCAGTTTCATGCTAGATGACTATGCTTGCAAGAAATATGGAAGAAAAGATTTTGAATATCAGAAGTGGAGATGGCAGCCTCATCAATGTGATCTCCCCAG gTTTAACGGCACGGCTCTGCTGGAGAAGATACGAGGAAAAAGGGTTGTCTTCGTGGGAGATTCCTTGAACAAGAATCAATGGAATTCGATGCTCTGCCTAATCGAATCTTCTCTCGATCAATCATCGAATAAATCTGTGGTTAGATATGATAATTTGTTCGTGTTCAAGGCAAAT GAATATAATGTGACGATAGAATTCTATTGGTCTCCTTTATTAATGGAATCAAATTGCGACGATCCATACACTCATTCTATAAGAGATCGTATAGTTAAAATTACATCCATTGAGAAGCATGCTAAGCATTGGAACGATGCAGATATACTCATCTTTGATGCATTTATGTGGTGGCTTGATCCCACCATGACCCTACT CGGTGAGACGTGGGAGGAAAAAAGCTTTTGCTACAACCAAACTATGCCAATATCGAAGGGGTCATATTGGGGAATTAATACAGATGTAGAGATTATGCACGTCGCAGAATCTATCATTCAAAAGATGGAGACGAGAGGATTAAATATCACGTATTTAAATATAACGCAACTATCGGATTATAGAAATGATGCACATCCATCAATTTATAGGAAAGCTTTTCTTAAGCTAAGTGAGGAGCAACTATTACACCCTCTACGCTATTTGGATTGTGTTCATTGGTGTTTGCCGGGAGTGCCCGATGTTTGGAACCACATCCTTTATTCTTACATTATGGATTCTTGA
- the LOC131022700 gene encoding protein trichome birefringence-like 34 isoform X1, which produces MAQHNVSSLIKEKMNLEKLQIKFKSPYIAAFFLIALVSALLYLDNASSIRDRETGKDRDEGDPVALVANGTRCDLFSGKWIYDVASRPLYDEERCSFMLDDYACKKYGRKDFEYQKWRWQPHQCDLPRFNGTALLEKIRGKRVVFVGDSLNKNQWNSMLCLIESSLDQSSNKSVVRYDNLFVFKANEYNVTIEFYWSPLLMESNCDDPYTHSIRDRIVKITSIEKHAKHWNDADILIFDAFMWWLDPTMTLLWGSFGSPDAIYKKVEMKVRLYEMGLTTWSNWLEININRTKTKLFFMSISPYHFFGETWEEKSFCYNQTMPISKGSYWGINTDVEIMHVAESIIQKMETRGLNITYLNITQLSDYRNDAHPSIYRKAFLKLSEEQLLHPLRYLDCVHWCLPGVPDVWNHILYSYIMDS; this is translated from the exons ATGGCGCAGCACAATGTTTCCTccttaattaaagaaaaaatgaatcTTGAAAAGCTCCAAATTAAATTCAAGTCGCCATACATTGCTGCTTTCTTCCTCATAGCTTTGGTCAGCGCTCTTCTCTATCTCGACAATGCTTCCTCGATTCGAGATCGAGAAACGGGGAAGGATCGCGACGAGGGCGATCCCGTCGCCCTCGTTGCAAACGGGACGAGGTGCGACTTGTTTTCGGGCAAATGGATATACGACGTCGCTTCACGACCGTTGTACGATGAGGAGAGGTGCAGTTTCATGCTAGATGACTATGCTTGCAAGAAATATGGAAGAAAAGATTTTGAATATCAGAAGTGGAGATGGCAGCCTCATCAATGTGATCTCCCCAG gTTTAACGGCACGGCTCTGCTGGAGAAGATACGAGGAAAAAGGGTTGTCTTCGTGGGAGATTCCTTGAACAAGAATCAATGGAATTCGATGCTCTGCCTAATCGAATCTTCTCTCGATCAATCATCGAATAAATCTGTGGTTAGATATGATAATTTGTTCGTGTTCAAGGCAAAT GAATATAATGTGACGATAGAATTCTATTGGTCTCCTTTATTAATGGAATCAAATTGCGACGATCCATACACTCATTCTATAAGAGATCGTATAGTTAAAATTACATCCATTGAGAAGCATGCTAAGCATTGGAACGATGCAGATATACTCATCTTTGATGCATTTATGTGGTGGCTTGATCCCACCATGACCCTACT ATGGGGATCCTTCGGGAGCCCCGACGCAATCTACAAAAAGGTGGAAATGAAGGTCCGTCTCTACGAAATGGGCCTAACCACTTGGTCGAATTGGTTGGAAATCAACATTAATCGAACCAAAACAAAGTTGTTCTTCATGAGCATCTCACCTTACCACTTCTT CGGTGAGACGTGGGAGGAAAAAAGCTTTTGCTACAACCAAACTATGCCAATATCGAAGGGGTCATATTGGGGAATTAATACAGATGTAGAGATTATGCACGTCGCAGAATCTATCATTCAAAAGATGGAGACGAGAGGATTAAATATCACGTATTTAAATATAACGCAACTATCGGATTATAGAAATGATGCACATCCATCAATTTATAGGAAAGCTTTTCTTAAGCTAAGTGAGGAGCAACTATTACACCCTCTACGCTATTTGGATTGTGTTCATTGGTGTTTGCCGGGAGTGCCCGATGTTTGGAACCACATCCTTTATTCTTACATTATGGATTCTTGA